Part of the Triticum aestivum cultivar Chinese Spring chromosome 4D, IWGSC CS RefSeq v2.1, whole genome shotgun sequence genome is shown below.
cccgtgaattagatgtggaagacaagctgttggtcaactgagaggagagtatccttactattaacaataccactccatgaagatgcaatactctcctaaactgcatggcaggttgatgtatatcttaatgtgttctaagtggctcatttaagcagagatgttgtcctgcagaacatcttttgaagaacacacctatatgagtctgattgtcaaacgtcgcaatctatgagagtagggttctctctagtaaactcatgaaaggtctcggagtatgacgcataagctccacccgcggggaagacccacggtagccacgtatcggtcaaggctttatgtgaagctagattcgcagaaaacttgcagttcaaggcccagtccactgttcaagttgcttactagtgtagcatagagttctaggtggaagttcaacttaacagtctccactgcagtaccggtatataaaacagtgttttggaactaaaggcaaattctatgtgcctctaggatctggtggggggttgctggaattttatctatttatgggccaacccaataactatttcagaaattcctaaataaatcctagaggcccactcagcccattcgtgcaaggcaagaggtggaactaaagtttagtcccacactgctagtttagtgggagttggacctccttatgagggaggttctttccccacttgtatgagcatgagaacaagagggacatccacgcgcgctcctcctccgctgcccgcctcgccacgcacgcctcgtcacgacgcccCATGGGTTGCGGGCATGAGCCGAgctgatgtctaaatttttgccacgcacgatggGTATATGAAAGGTTACGCGGGAGCTGAAAcatttttctgtagtggacactgaatccgaACGGCTCGCCTCTTCGGCTGAAGTCTGTTTGCTTCGTCTCCCTTtgttgcttcacctcccgtcgcagcctattcgcctccttctcctgtgcctatataagagaggtcgctcctctccagagagacacaccagaagatcctcttcctctcgccgcaaagttcctgagcactgcgctgccgctacgatcttccccatcccgactTGCGGTGTCCACTGCAGattgggacagtaggcctccgaaaccgcacattttgagtcctgtacgggagaagggtgataaggtttttggggagcgctcagcgcgactactgacttcttcgtcacggacgccccggactccgacgactacttccccgacgacgaattcttccccgacgtcgacaacctcctcgacgacatggctggcgaggacactgACCCCAAGACCGGTGCATCTGCTCCCGTTCCGTACGTTCTCATACTCTTCCTGTTAGAGGTTCTGTCACAACTTCttgctctagtgtctgttctagatgtgttcggttctagttcatatatgcagatgctatttaccttctctctgtcaaattatatgacttgttttatctctgctatattagtcatgctttatctaatatttctatttataaaatcattcggtaaatttttcatatttccaacactcttttCCATCTTCTAAGATTGGCGGCGGCGCTGCCCGATGGCGTCGACCATCGTCGCGCAGGCCGTGTCCGGGTCGCACGTCCTCACGGTTGACGGCTACTCCCGCACCAAGGGGCTCGACACCGGCAAGTTCATCAAGTCTGGAACGTTCGACGTCGGCGGCCATCGCAGGTGTATCCTGTACTACCCCGACGGTAGAAGCTCAGATGACGCCGATTTCATATCCATTAATCTACGTCTCGATCACACCGATGCCGACGAGGTCAAGGCACAGTTCAAGATTAGTTTGGTCGATCAGCACGGGGAATCAAGGACATCATACAGCAACGAAAGCCAGGTATGCGCCTTTAGAGTAACAGAAGGACCATGGGGCTTCGGCGTAATCAAACGCAAGGACTTGGAGGGGTCTGTGTACTTGAGGGATGATGTCTTGAGCATCAGGTGCGATGTAACGGTGTCAAAGGAGATCATCACCGAGCTCACCGCTCCGGCGGTCCTGGTGCCACCGTCAGACATGCACCACCATCTCGCCCGGCTCCTCTCCGCCGGCGAGGGCTCGGACGTCACCTTCGAGGTCGGCGGCGAGACGTTTCCCGCGCACAGGTACAAGCTCGCCGCCCGGTCCTCCGTCTTCAGGGCGGAGCTCCTTGGACCGATGAAGGAAAAGA
Proteins encoded:
- the LOC123100361 gene encoding BTB/POZ and MATH domain-containing protein 2-like, encoding MASTIVAQAVSGSHVLTVDGYSRTKGLDTGKFIKSGTFDVGGHRRCILYYPDGRSSDDADFISINLRLDHTDADEVKAQFKISLVDQHGESRTSYSNESQVCAFRVTEGPWGFGVIKRKDLEGSVYLRDDVLSIRCDVTVSKEIITELTAPAVLVPPSDMHHHLARLLSAGEGSDVTFEVGGETFPAHRYKLAARSSVFRAELLGPMKEKTATRIQINNMDAKVFRALLHFIYTDSFPEMDEGDATVMAQHQLVAADRYDMERLKLIYEERHCSRLCRSMVATTLGLAEQHGCGALKKACFGFLTSPGNLKAVMASEGFQHLRSSCPSVLEEFVGVLETGVPKLACLRPTAWLS